In Vigna angularis cultivar LongXiaoDou No.4 chromosome 8, ASM1680809v1, whole genome shotgun sequence, one DNA window encodes the following:
- the LOC108344136 gene encoding uncharacterized protein LOC108344136, producing the protein MAVDEEWQCRKFENGLRGDIKLLVKGLRIREFSALVEMARDMEKNKKESEGPQKQQSQPLRVGGPMISRGGSISRSTPFSRPTSSGSRGSSSQLSGRSSFASSVRCFKCGGPHLQISCPQLEGYRRCNICRQEGHYARDCPTTRRAGAQPRQTDRSIQRGGHRPQATGRVYALTGAEATSAVVKELPCDLVVSTLAAGLVRTSNVCSKCPLEVEGRRFRVNLICLPLQGLEVILGMDWLAANRILLDCGGKKLIFPKGEEDLSLSLGVLRQDIFEGASCFLIMFHMDGNSNLNSSALENQSVDLLVVNDFIRSEVGLSLDLSKSG; encoded by the exons ATGGCGGTAGATGAAGAGTGGCAATGCAGGAAATTCGAAAACGGCTTGAGAGGTGATATCAAGCTACTTGTGAAGGGGTTACGCATTAGAGAGTTTTCTGCTCTGGTGGAGATGGCTCGTGACATGGAGAAGAATAAGAAGGAATCTGAGGGACCTCAGAAACAACAGAGCCAACCACTAAGGGTTGGTGGACCCATGATATCTAGGGGAGGCTCCATTTCTAGGAGTACCCCTTTCTCTAGACCTACTTCCTCTGGGTCTAGGGGTTCTTCCTCTCAGTTATCGGGGCGATCCAGTTTTGCCAGTTCCGTTAGATGCTTCAAGTGTGGTGGACCACACCTCCAGATTTCTTGCCCTCAGTTAGAAGGGTATAGGAGGTGTAATATCTGCAGGCAAGAGGGACACTATGCTAGAGACTGTCCTACTACTAGGAGGGCAGGAGCACAGCCACGCCAGACTGACAGATCTATTCAGAGGGGTGGGCACAGACCTCAGGCAACCGGGAGAGTTTATGCGTTGACTGGGGCTGAGGCAACCAGTGCAG TTGTCAAAGAGCTTCCGtgtgatctggtggtgtctacACTAGCAGCTGGGTTAGTCAGGACATCTAATGTGTGCTCCAAATGTCCTCTTGAGGTAGAAGGGCGCAGGTTCAGAGTGAACCTAATCTGCTTACCTCTGCAGGGGCTAGAGGTAattctgggaatggattggttagcAGCCAATCGTATTCTTTTAGATTGCGGTGGTAAGAAGTTAATATTTCCCAAAGGAGAGGAAGACTTGTCGTTATCACTCGGTGTATTAAGGCAAGACATCTTCGAGGGCGCCAGCTGCTTCCTAATCATGTTTCACATGGATGGGAATTCTAATTTAAACTCTTCAGCGCTTGAGAACCAGAGTGTAGACCTTCTGGTTGTGAATGACTTCATTAGATCTGAGGTCGGGTTATCATTAGATCTTAGTAAAAGCGGATGA
- the LOC108344135 gene encoding uncharacterized protein LOC108344135, with amino-acid sequence MAPFEALYRRRCRIPLCWFQEGEYVLTGPEIVQQTTEKVKLIQARMRASQNRQKSYADQRRRPLEFVAGDHVFLRVTPTTGVGRAIRARKLSPKYLGPYQILRRIGPVAYEIVMPPQLANLHPVFHVSQLRKYVSDSSHILEVENVQVREDLSVEVQPVRIEESQNKQLRGRTVKLVKVIWDGRIGDSTWELEDEMKEAYPHLFL; translated from the coding sequence ATGGCTCCATTTGAAGCCCTGTATAGGAGACGTTGTAGAATAcctttgtgttggtttcaagaaggagagtATGTGTTAACAGGGCCAGAGATAGTTCAACAGACTACAGAGAAAGTAAAGCTCATACAGGCGAGGATGCGGGCATCTCAAAATAGGCAGAAGTCCTATGCTGATCAAAGGCGCAGGCCGTTGGAGTTTGTAGCTGGGGACCATGTGTTTCTCCGAGTGACTCCGACTACCGGTGTAGGGAGAGCAATTCGGGCTAGGAAGTTGTCTCCTAAGTATCTTGGCCCCTATCAGATCCTACGACGTATAGGGCCGGTAGCTTATGAGATAGTCATGCCACCCCAGTTAGCAAACTTGCATCCGGTGTTCCATGTATCTCAGCTGAGAAAATATGTGTCTGATTCTTCTCATATACTTGAAGTTGAAAATGTGCAAGTTAGAGAGGATTTGTCAGTGGAAGTACAACCCGTAAGGATTGAAGAGAGCCAAAACAAACAACTTAGAGGGAGAACTGTCAAACTCGTCAAGGTCATCTGGGATGGTAGAATAGGCGACTCCACATGGGAATTAGAGGATGAGATGAAAGAAGCATACCCCCACTTATTTCTATGA
- the LOC108345053 gene encoding uncharacterized protein LOC108345053 yields MSCKINSISSPLLCKLCTKKPKLRRRNIILFSFSSSGKEQKTISTRTRIENPTSQAYTVSFKTEKGCKLSISRYPDFEYDAEGGMGTGVAAKVTENGPANNDLPVLFDLESLYIPSLTSSTAKFLGLPLPPFLKIDIVPEALHGNINQESGKVDLEFKAKFLFSAGSLYKAPPLLVKTVLTSEETKGTMKSGRGRRMDEEGKCKLVGVATVDPIDDFFMNSFLGLPTECLAELKAVISISSSS; encoded by the exons ATGAGTTGCAAGATAAACTCCATAAGCTCACCATTACTGTGCAAATTGTGCACCAAAAAACCAAAGCTAAGAAGAAGAAACATtatcttattttccttttcctcaAGTGGGAAAGAGCAGAAAACCATTTCCACCAGAACAAGGATTGAAAATCCAACATCTCAGGCTTACACTGTCAGTTTCAAGACAGAAAAGGGTTGCAAGCTTTCCATTTCAAGGTATCCTGACTTTGAATATGATGCAGAGGGGGGAATGGGAACTGGAGTTGCTGCAAAGGTTACAGAGAATGGTCCGGCCAACAATGACCTTCCTGTTTTATTTGATCTTGAAAGTTTGTATATTCCATCATTAACAAGTTCTACTGCCAAGTTTCTTGGATTGCCATTGCCACCGTTTTTGAAGATTGATATAGTTCCAGAAGCATTACATGGAAATATTAACCAAGAATCTGGCAAG GTTGATCTTGAGTTCAAGGCCAAGTTTTTGTTTTCTGCTGGTAGTCTCTATAAGGCTCCTCCACTGTTGGTGAAGACAGTGTTGACATCTGAAGAAACAAAAGGCACTATGAAGAGTGGAAGAGGCAGGAGAATGGATGAAGAGGGGAAATGCAAACTGGTTGGTGTAGCAACAGTTGACCCTATTGATGATTTCTTTATGAATTCCTTCCTTGGCCTTCCAACTGAGTGCCTTGCTGAGTTAAAGGCTGTAATCTCCATATCTTCCTCATCTTAA